In the Haloferula helveola genome, one interval contains:
- a CDS encoding glutaredoxin family protein — protein MPILYIKPGCPWCVEVIDYLRREGIRFETRNVSVDPEAMREMVELSGQTKAPTMDWNGEVLADFGVEELVPFLEQVRR, from the coding sequence ATGCCGATTCTCTACATCAAGCCGGGTTGCCCCTGGTGCGTCGAAGTCATCGACTACCTCCGCCGTGAGGGGATCCGGTTCGAGACTCGCAATGTCTCGGTCGACCCCGAAGCGATGCGGGAAATGGTGGAGCTCTCCGGACAGACGAAGGCGCCCACGATGGATTGGAACGGCGAAGTGCTCGCCGACTTCGGCGTTGAGGAATTGGTGCCCTTTCTCGAGCAGGTCCGCCGCTGA
- a CDS encoding class I SAM-dependent methyltransferase, with protein sequence MSDRPPKRRPFQRKWAAKKKRPVLAKNAGKGWDPVAAWYDQLVGKKGSDYHRHVVLPAAIEMIGNVRGARVLDLCCGQGVFVPLLLDAGAKEVVGVDASPRLIDSATERFTDEPRVRMLVADACLDGDWADGSFDAAVSLMAVHDVPDLPAMCHNMAAALRPGGRFVAIFMHPCFRIPRQTHWGWDEGRKLQYRRVDRYGVDLEIPIVTHPGKGGGSETIFYHRPLGEVLTAFGAEGLAISETRELMSHRRSQAGGARSKGEHRAAREFPMFLAIAGTRLSPT encoded by the coding sequence ATGTCCGACCGACCTCCAAAACGCCGTCCGTTCCAGCGCAAGTGGGCTGCGAAAAAGAAGCGACCCGTTTTGGCGAAGAATGCCGGAAAGGGCTGGGATCCGGTCGCGGCGTGGTACGACCAGTTGGTCGGCAAGAAGGGCTCCGACTATCACCGCCATGTCGTCCTGCCGGCCGCCATCGAGATGATCGGGAATGTCCGCGGTGCACGCGTCCTGGATCTTTGCTGCGGACAGGGGGTCTTCGTGCCTCTGTTGTTGGATGCCGGAGCGAAAGAGGTCGTCGGGGTCGATGCGAGTCCCCGGCTTATCGATTCGGCCACCGAACGATTCACAGACGAGCCTAGAGTTCGCATGCTGGTCGCGGACGCCTGTCTTGATGGGGATTGGGCGGACGGAAGCTTCGACGCTGCCGTCTCCCTGATGGCAGTGCATGATGTGCCGGATCTCCCGGCCATGTGCCACAACATGGCGGCTGCTCTGAGACCGGGTGGCCGGTTTGTCGCGATTTTCATGCACCCCTGCTTCCGCATTCCCCGGCAAACGCATTGGGGCTGGGATGAAGGCAGGAAGCTCCAGTACCGGCGGGTCGATCGTTACGGGGTTGATCTTGAGATCCCGATCGTCACCCATCCGGGGAAGGGCGGGGGAAGCGAGACGATCTTTTATCACCGGCCCTTGGGTGAGGTTCTTACCGCCTTCGGTGCCGAGGGGCTCGCCATCAGCGAGACGCGTGAGTTGATGAGCCACCGACGTTCCCAAGCCGGTGGGGCACGGAGCAAGGGCGAGCACCGTGCGGCCCGGGAGTTTCCGATGTTCCTTGCGATCGCCGGGACGCGTCTGTCGCCGACTTGA
- the lipA gene encoding lipoyl synthase, translating into MSGCHGPKMRMDPGLHQDKKPSWIKVRLPNDPVFWSTKSLITDLKLVTVCEEAQCPNRWECWGQGTATFMIAGEKCTRACGFCAVKTAKPDALEQDEPIRVAEATRRMKLRHVVITAVARDDLRDGGAEHFQQTIEAVRAVNPGIIIEVLVPDFNDRDWALQMVMDARPHIFNHNLETVERLTPLVRSRAKYDRSLAVLKKAKAMVDGKVATKSGLMLGLGERREELLKAMDDLLEHDVTVLTLGQYLRPTPRHLPVVDYIHPDQFAEFKEIALEKGFRHVASGPLVRSSYHAADFRPELDILEDVEKTAPVHGLDLQPEDLPIPQARTAIVRGSVA; encoded by the coding sequence ATGAGCGGCTGCCACGGGCCAAAGATGCGGATGGATCCCGGTCTCCACCAGGACAAGAAACCGTCGTGGATCAAGGTCCGGCTCCCGAATGATCCGGTCTTCTGGTCGACCAAATCCCTGATCACCGATCTCAAGCTGGTAACGGTTTGCGAGGAGGCCCAGTGCCCGAACCGCTGGGAGTGCTGGGGACAGGGAACGGCGACTTTCATGATCGCCGGCGAGAAGTGCACCCGCGCGTGCGGCTTTTGCGCCGTGAAGACCGCCAAGCCGGATGCCTTGGAGCAGGATGAACCAATCCGGGTCGCTGAGGCCACACGTCGGATGAAACTTCGCCACGTGGTGATCACCGCGGTTGCCCGTGACGATCTCCGGGACGGCGGAGCCGAGCATTTCCAGCAGACCATCGAAGCGGTGCGGGCGGTGAATCCCGGGATTATCATCGAGGTTCTCGTTCCAGACTTCAATGATCGGGATTGGGCGCTGCAGATGGTAATGGACGCACGTCCGCACATCTTCAACCACAACCTCGAGACGGTGGAACGCCTGACGCCACTCGTCCGATCCCGGGCGAAGTATGACCGCAGTCTTGCCGTGCTCAAGAAAGCCAAGGCGATGGTGGACGGAAAGGTCGCGACCAAGAGCGGATTGATGCTAGGGCTTGGCGAACGCCGTGAGGAGTTGCTCAAGGCGATGGATGACCTCCTTGAGCACGATGTCACCGTGTTGACTCTCGGGCAGTATCTCCGCCCGACACCGCGGCACCTTCCGGTGGTCGACTACATCCACCCCGATCAGTTTGCCGAGTTCAAGGAGATCGCGTTGGAGAAGGGCTTCAGGCACGTGGCGAGCGGTCCGCTGGTCCGCAGTTCCTATCATGCTGCCGACTTCAGGCCTGAGCTCGATATCCTTGAGGATGTGGAGAAGACCGCGCCGGTGCATGGGTTGGACCTCCAACCCGAGGATCTGCCAATCCCGCAAGCCCGCACCGCGATCGTGCGGGGTTCGGTCGCCTAG
- a CDS encoding endonuclease/exonuclease/phosphatase family protein, whose amino-acid sequence MAGIVALLPISGWIGGQIWLLDLCNHFQAQYFGFLSLLVLWLVIRRQFRAAAIPSLLALIPGVRLAELWFPRVPLKPQTLQVTTFNVYGGNNRYETTVTWAIEEGSDFLYFAEATPEWIAELSKLDEAYPYSIDHPLNGSFGFAFRSKHPFHLTDIQSVGRLALPLLDTVIQTPSGEIRVLGAHPVPPATRFWADERDAYLAELRERAARSNLPTVIVGDLNATRWSHAMTGFWEDGYIDSARGHGFSATWSRENPILAVPIDHILTRGLGPCVLRSTGPKLGSDHRPVTAGFDFRPARETD is encoded by the coding sequence ATGGCCGGAATCGTCGCTTTGCTGCCCATATCGGGCTGGATAGGCGGGCAAATTTGGTTGCTGGACCTCTGCAACCACTTCCAAGCCCAGTATTTCGGGTTCCTCTCCCTCCTTGTTCTTTGGCTCGTGATTCGGCGGCAATTTAGGGCTGCTGCGATCCCATCGCTGCTCGCGCTCATCCCGGGCGTGCGTCTCGCAGAGCTTTGGTTCCCGAGAGTCCCGCTTAAGCCCCAGACGCTCCAAGTTACGACTTTCAACGTGTACGGCGGGAACAATCGTTACGAGACCACCGTGACGTGGGCCATCGAAGAGGGCTCGGATTTCCTCTACTTCGCCGAGGCCACACCGGAATGGATCGCGGAACTGTCGAAGCTGGACGAGGCGTATCCCTACTCGATCGACCACCCACTCAACGGCAGCTTCGGCTTCGCGTTCCGCTCGAAGCACCCTTTCCATCTGACCGACATTCAATCGGTCGGCCGATTGGCGTTGCCGCTCCTTGATACCGTCATTCAGACACCGAGCGGAGAGATCCGTGTTCTCGGTGCGCATCCGGTACCACCCGCAACCCGCTTTTGGGCGGATGAGCGGGATGCCTATCTGGCCGAACTCCGTGAGCGGGCCGCACGATCGAACTTGCCGACTGTGATTGTCGGGGACCTGAACGCCACCCGTTGGAGTCATGCGATGACCGGCTTCTGGGAAGACGGCTACATCGATTCGGCTCGCGGCCACGGATTCAGCGCCACGTGGTCACGCGAGAATCCCATCCTCGCAGTGCCTATCGATCACATTCTCACGCGGGGCCTCGGACCCTGCGTGCTCCGATCAACTGGTCCGAAACTGGGATCCGACCACCGGCCTGTGACGGCAGGCTTCGACTTCCGCCCTGCCCGGGAGACCGACTAG
- the tyrS gene encoding tyrosine--tRNA ligase translates to MTPEEQLEILVAGTAKVLSEKELLEKLKLGRPLRIKLGVDPTAPDIHFGHTVALEKLRQFQELGHQAVLLIGDFTATIGDPSGRSATRPPLTRDEVLANAETYTSQAFKVLDRDRTEIVYNGDWFRKMSYEDVLRLNARVTLQQMLQREDFRNRIDAAQEVRLHELQYPVMQGWDSVEIRSDVEIGGTDQLFNILVGRDLQKEEGQPQQVVMLVPLLEGLDGVRKMSKSYDNYVGVNDEPQDMFGKLMSISDDLMARYHLLLLGEELPAGGHPMDTKKALAQRLTARYHGDAAGAEARSTWEARFSKRDLGAGAAELALADIPSGATVLSLTAHAFEVAFDLKKSNGELRKQFIIPGSVQMNGEKLTDPAAAVTPAAGDVLKLSKKHAVRFV, encoded by the coding sequence GTGACGCCCGAAGAGCAACTCGAAATCCTCGTCGCCGGAACCGCCAAGGTGCTCTCGGAGAAGGAGCTCTTGGAAAAGCTCAAGCTCGGCCGACCGCTCCGAATCAAGCTCGGTGTGGATCCCACGGCTCCCGATATCCATTTCGGGCACACCGTGGCTTTGGAAAAACTGCGGCAGTTCCAGGAACTCGGGCATCAGGCGGTGCTGCTGATCGGCGACTTCACCGCGACCATCGGAGATCCCTCCGGCCGATCCGCGACCCGCCCCCCTCTGACCCGGGACGAAGTGCTCGCCAACGCCGAAACCTACACATCCCAAGCGTTCAAGGTGCTTGATCGTGACCGCACGGAGATTGTCTACAACGGCGACTGGTTCCGTAAGATGAGCTACGAGGATGTGCTGAGGCTCAACGCGCGTGTGACCCTGCAGCAGATGCTGCAGCGCGAGGACTTCCGCAATCGCATCGATGCGGCCCAGGAAGTGCGGCTTCACGAACTCCAATACCCGGTCATGCAGGGCTGGGACTCGGTCGAGATCCGGTCAGATGTCGAGATCGGTGGCACCGACCAGCTCTTCAACATTCTGGTGGGTCGCGACCTCCAGAAAGAGGAAGGCCAGCCGCAGCAAGTGGTCATGCTGGTTCCTCTGCTGGAAGGCCTCGACGGAGTGAGGAAGATGTCGAAGTCCTACGACAACTACGTCGGGGTGAACGACGAACCCCAGGACATGTTCGGGAAGCTGATGAGCATTTCCGATGATCTCATGGCACGCTACCACCTCCTGCTGCTCGGCGAGGAGCTGCCCGCCGGCGGACATCCGATGGATACGAAGAAGGCCCTCGCCCAACGTCTGACCGCCCGCTACCACGGTGACGCCGCCGGCGCGGAGGCGAGGTCGACCTGGGAGGCGCGATTCTCCAAGCGGGACCTCGGAGCCGGGGCTGCCGAACTCGCCCTTGCGGACATTCCTTCTGGCGCAACGGTGCTGAGCCTCACCGCCCATGCATTTGAAGTGGCGTTCGACCTGAAGAAGTCGAACGGCGAGCTCCGGAAACAGTTCATCATTCCGGGGTCCGTCCAAATGAATGGCGAGAAGCTCACCGATCCGGCGGCGGCAGTCACTCCCGCGGCCGGTGATGTGTTGAAGCTCTCGAAGAAGCACGCCGTCCGGTTCGTCTGA